From the Exiguobacterium marinum DSM 16307 genome, the window GACGATCCGACCAACTTGCGTAGAACCTGTGAAGAAAATGTAATCCCATTTTTGATCCAATAATTCTTGAGCCGTGTCCTTATCACCTTCGACACTTGCTACATAGCGATCGGTAAAGGCGCGCTCTAACACCTGTGTCAAGATACGAGCGACGTTAGGCGTCAACTCTGAAGGTTTGACAACGGCGGTGTTCCCTGCGGCGATTGCGCCGATGAGTGGAGCAACAGCCAATTGGAAGGGATAATTCCAAGGAGCGATAATTAATACCGTACCGTACGGCTCATAACGTATCTCGCTCTTCATCCCAAGATGGATGGCTGTTCCACGGACACGTTTCGGACGCATCCACCGTTTTAATTCTCGTTTCGTTCGTGAAATCTCATCGTAAATAAATCCGATTTCTGTCGTATACGCATCCATCTCTGATTTGTTCAAGTCTTCGCGCAGAGCTTCTAACAAGTCCGGTTCATAGTGCTTGATCGATTCCTTTAAAAACGTCAGCATGCTCAAACGGAATGCCATTGATTTCGTCGCCTGAGTTTTAAAGAAGCGGCGTTGTTTCTGGACAAGCTCATCAATCGTCAACTGTTCAATCGGTGCCAGCATAAACTTTCCTCCTTATGATTTATCACATTTATTTCATCTTATCATCCAATGAAGAGTGAATCTAAGAAATCGCTTTCATCCATCGAACATCTTTCAATCCCCTATAAACGTTTAAAGGTTTAAACATTTAATCATATGTATAGATTAATGAATTAAAGTCATCGTGTCAAAACATTCGCCCTCTTTTTAGAGAACTCATCATAAAGAGAAGACTCGCTCCCCATAAAATTACTCCGGTCAGCGTAAACTGCTGGATGACCGAAAGAGAAAGCGCACTTAAAAACGACGATCCCGCCACCGTTCCGAGAGAGAAAAATGCATAAAATGCCCCGTACGCTTTTCCCCGATTTTGTGGGGATGTTGATTGAATCAACAATGTGTTGATTGCCGGAAATAAGATTGCAAATCCGACTCCATATAAGGCAAGTACCCCGTAAAGGCCAGATTGTACACTTGCTTGTCCAATGAGCAGCTGACTCGTCCCGATGATGGCCACCCCGAGTGCGCTCAATTTAGTCGGGGAAAAGCGATCGAACAGTCGGTTCGTTGGTAATAAAAAGAATAGGACGGCGACCACACCGAACATACTGAGTAACGTCCCACTCAATCGCGAATCGTATCCGAGCGCTTGCACATGGAGCGGCAATAAAAAAGCGAGCGCCCCTTGTGAAAACATGAGGAAGAAAGCCCCCCAATAGGCCCGAATCACTCTAGAATCAGCTTTCACCGGTTCGTCATCTGTTTTTGTCTTCACATCTATCATTTGACCGCGACGCATCGTGATGACCGTCAAGAACAGAATTATCCAACCGAATAAAGAGACGAATAGAAAAACGGTCGGGGGTGACGTCATACTTGCAACAATCCCACTAAAGGCTGGACCGACGATGGCCGCTAGACCAACAAAACTACCGGTGATTGCAACTTTCTTCCCTTGACGATTCGTCGCGGTGACGTTCGCAGACAGCGTAAACGCTGCCGGGACGATGAGCCCGGCCATAAAGCCGTGAACAAACCTTACAAACAGCAACATAGATGCTGAGTCGACGAACTGATAAGTCAATAAACTGAAGCTCGTCAAAAATAAACCGAGAACTAAAACGCGATATGGACCATTCCTGTCAGTCCATATACCAGATAATATATTTCCAAACGTGTTCGTCAACGAATAAATAGCAATAGAAAAACCAGCGATAAACGAAGATGCCCCAACGGATACCGCAAATGTACTCATAATCGGAAGTTGGGCGAACAAATCAAAAAAAGCAAAAAATACAATTGCATATAATATAAAACGCGATGGAGTTTTCATCAGACAATTCCTCTTTCTCGTGATCTTACCCTTAGTCTAGCTGGAGCTCCGTACGTTTCATAGGGATGAGTGGGTTTGGACACAAAAAATCCCTACAGCCATTGGCTATAGGGAAAATCGCTTAGTTTGTCACTTCGACGGCTGTGTCGAGAGCGACACGAATCATTTCATCGAACGTCGACTGACGCTCTTCTGATGTCGTCTCTTCACCCGTCAACAAGTGGTCAGAGATCGTGAGGATCGTCAACGCGTTCACTTTGTGTTTCGCTGCAAGTGTGTAAAGACCTGCTGCCTCCATTTCGATGGCGAGGCACCCGAAGTCTGCCCATTTCTTGAAGTGATGGAAATCGTCTTGGTAGAATTGGTCAGCTGTGAAGATTTGTCCGACTTTGACCGGGATGCCCGCCTTCTCTGCATTCATATATGCGCGATGTAGGAGGTCGAACGTCGCTGTTGGCGCATAGTCCATTCCGTTGAAGCGGACACGGTTTTGACCCATCTCACTTGATGCGCTCATCGCAATGACAACATCACGCACTTTAACGTCTTCTTGAATTCCGCCCGCTGTTCCGACACGGATCAAGTTTTTAGCACCGTACGACATGATGAGTTCGTTCACGTAAATCGACATCGAAGGCACACCCATCCCTGTACCTTGAACCGAGATACGCTTCCCTTTGTATGTTCCCGTAAAACCGTACATGCCACGAACTTCATTATATAATTCGACGTCTTCTAAAAACGTTTCCGCGATATACTTGGCGCGAAGCGGATCCCCTGGAAGTAGTACCGTTTCTGCAATTTGTCCTTCTTGAGCTCCAATGTGTACACTCATGTTTGAATTCCTCCTTTAAGCTTGTCGTTGAACCTGTTCCCGAAATTCGTTCGGAGTAACACCGACTTGTTTTTTAAAGACCTTCCGGAAATACTTATCATCCGAAAAACCGACTGCTTGGGCGACTTCATAAATACGTTGTCTACTCGATTCTAACAGGAGCTTCGCTTCGTTCATCCGAATCGTCAACACATATTCAGACAAGTTCACGCCATATTGCTGTTTAAAACGTCTCGAGATATACTCTCGACTTAAGTAAAATCGTTCACTCATACCTTGTAAACTCAGTTCTTCCGAAAAATGCTGTTCAATGAACGTTCCGATTTGGGCAATCGGGTCTTCACTCGATTCAGTCACCACGTCCGCTAACGCGCGTGCCAACGTATCATTCAATACGTCAGGATCAATCGGTTTCAACAAATAGTCAAAGCTACCATATTGGATGGCCCGTCGCATGTATGAATATTCATCGTATCCTGTCAACACGACAAGCTTAGAAAATGAAGCGTGGTCGTGTACCCACTCCATCAGCTCGATGCCGTCACAATGAGGCATTTGAATATCCGATAAAATAAGGGCAGGACGCTCTTGCTCGATGAGCGTCTGTGCTTCACGCCCGTCCGTTGCCTCGAGTACTTTCGTCACACCGAATCGTTCCCATTCACCGAGTAATTTCACCGCTTCCCTTACCGGAGATTCATCATCTACAATCAACACTTTCGTCATAACGCCACCCCCTCAGAAGAAGCGGGGAAACGCATCATAATTCGAAAACCGCCTGTTTCAGGTGTAGCCAACATAAATTCTGCCTCCCGATTATAGTTTAACATGAGTCGATCGCGAATGTTTCGTAATCCTGTTCCTTCTGTGTCATAAAATGTCGAATCGTCTTGTTCGATTCGTGACATGACCCGTTCCCATTCCTCGGTCGTCAACGAACGTCCGCTGTTCTCACAGCGAATCACGAGTGTCGCGCCTTCCATCCAAATCATCACGTCAAATCGATTCGCTAAAGCAGACCCGTCCCGCTCGAACCCATGTTTGAAAAAGTTCTCCGCCAATGGCTGTAAAATCATTTTGGGGACAATGAGTTCATGTAGTTCTTCTGAGACGTCGACTGTCACTTGAAACTGATTCGGAAAGCGTACGTCTTGCAGTCGAATGTATGAGTTCAAATGCTCGATTTCTCTCTTTAGAGAAACCATCGATTCCTCTGGATGCATCGTATATCGCATCATCGAAGAGAGTTGTGTGATCAATCGATAGACGGTCTTGCCATCCCCTTTTAAAGCTAACGTTCCGATGGACTGTAACGCATTGAATAAGAAATGCGGATTGGTTTGCGCCTGTAAGGCACGTAGTTCATTCGTTCGATTCTCTAGGGCAAGCTTATACTCCCGTTGAATCAAATCATCGATTCGTTCAATCATCCGTTTGAACTGTCTACCGAGGACACCGAATTCATCATTTCCGAGGGAATCGAACGATACGGTCATATCCCCCTGCTCGATTCGCCAAATGTTCGAGGTCAACGTCTTGATTGGAGTCGTCAGTTTCATCGAGGCATATGTCGCTCCAATCAAAGCCAAGATGAGCGAGATGATTCCGACAAGTAAGATAATGAATGACGTTCGTGAAGCCGGCTCAGTCAATAGCTGATCCGGAATCGATTTGCCTACGTAGAATTGCTGATGGTCGAACTCAAACGTTTTTGTGATTTGGTGATGTTTCCCATCGTTCGACACCGATGTCGGTTGAAACGAAGATGGAATCTCTCCATCTCCAAGATGGGCAAACACGCGACTGTCCTCACCGACGAACCATAAACTTTCGTCCGGACTGTTTTGAAGAGAAGCCAACTGTCCGATAAACGAGTCTTCTGGGATATCAAGCGACAGAATGGCAAGTGGCTCATCCGTTTCAATTTTATCGAGTCTGAAATGGAGGGTGACGACGTCTTCTTGTGTCATGATTGGTCCAAAGTCATGATAGGGAATCAGCGGATGTGAAGCTTCCAGCAATACACGACTTTTCGAATTGTCCAATAGCTGTTGTTGGACAGCGCTCGGTTCTTTTTTCGAACGTGGCGATACCTTCATTTTATAGGCTGCAAATGAGTCCATGTCTTCAAGCATTAACAACTGAATTTGGGCCACATCTTCCCGCGAAAGATACATCGCAAGAAGTGCCCGCCTCACTTCAATCTCTGTTTGCCTGAGTGATAGACCTGGTCCATATTCCAATATGTCTAATACATCACGATCTGCATATAAACTTGTCGGCAGCCTACTCAAGTCAGAGATGTATCGTTCCATCTGACGCGTCCCCCGCTCAAGCGACCATTCGGTCATCTCGAGACCACGTTCACGCTCTCGGTCCTCTACATACCAAAATGAAATGATGGTCGCCACGATGACCGGTACGATGATGGTCAACGCAATCATTCCCGTTAACTTTGTACGAATACTACTCACCGATATCCCTCCTACCTCATCAGTATATCACGCGCTATGCAAACGTTTGCAATAATCATAAAAAAAGACCCTTGTCTCTTTCGAAACAAGGATCAATTCTTTATTGATGCGATTCCATCAATTCAATGATTCGAGGACCATGTCCCCAGTCTCTTGCCACGTCAATCGGTTTCATGCCGTCTTCGTTTTCAATCGTGACATCTGCACCATTTTCAAGCAAAAGTCGGACCGTTTCTGGATCAACGTCATCGTTGTAGAACAGGTTATGGAGCGGCGTGTCTCCATACTCGTCTTGGATGTTCACGTCAGCCCCGTTCGCGAGTTCAGCTTCAATATCCTCATAACTGGCATTGGCATACGTCAATTCTTGAATTGGTTCTTCCTGTTCCGTCGCCCAGTCATTTTCAATATCCTCACTCATAGCCGATGCGACAATGTCAGATAAATCATCATTCATGACGAGGAACGCAATGATTGCCCCATTTCCGATGACAGTTAAGAGAATCGCTGTAATGATAGACGCCTTCACATATCCCGCCGTCTTGAACATCGGTACGTTTTCTTCACCGGCATGTGTCGCAATCGCTGCGATGCGTTTCGGTAACGTCGGATGTGTCGACAACAATTCACTATACTTCGCAATGAACCCATTTTCTCGGCTTGCTTCGTATAGATAGTCAAACTCATTCACTTCTTTAGCGAGCGGTCCCCCGATTGCGAGTACTGTCAACGCTCGTTTCGCCGCTCCAAAATCTTGAAGATAATGAGCTGCCATCCGGTCACACGTGTATTCACATGCGCGTGAGTATGCCGAACCTAAGAACGGAATGATACTACCGAGTAAGACCACCCATTGTTTTTGGACATGGTTTCGGCGAATGTGTGCCAACTCGTGCGCGATGACGAATTCGACTTCTTTCGTCTGTCCAGTACGTGTCAATTCCACGACGTCAGAATATAAAATGACCATATTCTTTTGGAAGAATCGTGTGGCGAAAGCATTTAACACGCCACCGGCCTGTAAGATATACACATCTGGCAACAAACGAATACCCATCTCAGCCCCGACGCGTTGAACCAGCTCATGAAGCTCTGTGAACTGCCGTGCCGTCACTTTGACACCGTTCGTCCGAATATACCCAATCTGAATCCAGTGTGTAAACATCGAGAGTGCTAAGATCGTCCCAATGATCCACAAGAAAAGACCGAATGATGCAATCGTCAGTACGA encodes:
- a CDS encoding sensor histidine kinase; translation: MSSIRTKLTGMIALTIIVPVIVATIISFWYVEDRERERGLEMTEWSLERGTRQMERYISDLSRLPTSLYADRDVLDILEYGPGLSLRQTEIEVRRALLAMYLSREDVAQIQLLMLEDMDSFAAYKMKVSPRSKKEPSAVQQQLLDNSKSRVLLEASHPLIPYHDFGPIMTQEDVVTLHFRLDKIETDEPLAILSLDIPEDSFIGQLASLQNSPDESLWFVGEDSRVFAHLGDGEIPSSFQPTSVSNDGKHHQITKTFEFDHQQFYVGKSIPDQLLTEPASRTSFIILLVGIISLILALIGATYASMKLTTPIKTLTSNIWRIEQGDMTVSFDSLGNDEFGVLGRQFKRMIERIDDLIQREYKLALENRTNELRALQAQTNPHFLFNALQSIGTLALKGDGKTVYRLITQLSSMMRYTMHPEESMVSLKREIEHLNSYIRLQDVRFPNQFQVTVDVSEELHELIVPKMILQPLAENFFKHGFERDGSALANRFDVMIWMEGATLVIRCENSGRSLTTEEWERVMSRIEQDDSTFYDTEGTGLRNIRDRLMLNYNREAEFMLATPETGGFRIMMRFPASSEGVAL
- the deoD gene encoding purine-nucleoside phosphorylase, which encodes MSVHIGAQEGQIAETVLLPGDPLRAKYIAETFLEDVELYNEVRGMYGFTGTYKGKRISVQGTGMGVPSMSIYVNELIMSYGAKNLIRVGTAGGIQEDVKVRDVVIAMSASSEMGQNRVRFNGMDYAPTATFDLLHRAYMNAEKAGIPVKVGQIFTADQFYQDDFHHFKKWADFGCLAIEMEAAGLYTLAAKHKVNALTILTISDHLLTGEETTSEERQSTFDEMIRVALDTAVEVTN
- a CDS encoding MFS transporter, whose translation is MKTPSRFILYAIVFFAFFDLFAQLPIMSTFAVSVGASSFIAGFSIAIYSLTNTFGNILSGIWTDRNGPYRVLVLGLFLTSFSLLTYQFVDSASMLLFVRFVHGFMAGLIVPAAFTLSANVTATNRQGKKVAITGSFVGLAAIVGPAFSGIVASMTSPPTVFLFVSLFGWIILFLTVITMRRGQMIDVKTKTDDEPVKADSRVIRAYWGAFFLMFSQGALAFLLPLHVQALGYDSRLSGTLLSMFGVVAVLFFLLPTNRLFDRFSPTKLSALGVAIIGTSQLLIGQASVQSGLYGVLALYGVGFAILFPAINTLLIQSTSPQNRGKAYGAFYAFFSLGTVAGSSFLSALSLSVIQQFTLTGVILWGASLLFMMSSLKRGRMF
- a CDS encoding response regulator transcription factor codes for the protein MTKVLIVDDESPVREAVKLLGEWERFGVTKVLEATDGREAQTLIEQERPALILSDIQMPHCDGIELMEWVHDHASFSKLVVLTGYDEYSYMRRAIQYGSFDYLLKPIDPDVLNDTLARALADVVTESSEDPIAQIGTFIEQHFSEELSLQGMSERFYLSREYISRRFKQQYGVNLSEYVLTIRMNEAKLLLESSRQRIYEVAQAVGFSDDKYFRKVFKKQVGVTPNEFREQVQRQA
- a CDS encoding M48 family metallopeptidase, which produces MKHSNLVHKRENLYFSLLVAASVLVLILGIVLTIASFGLFLWIIGTILALSMFTHWIQIGYIRTNGVKVTARQFTELHELVQRVGAEMGIRLLPDVYILQAGGVLNAFATRFFQKNMVILYSDVVELTRTGQTKEVEFVIAHELAHIRRNHVQKQWVVLLGSIIPFLGSAYSRACEYTCDRMAAHYLQDFGAAKRALTVLAIGGPLAKEVNEFDYLYEASRENGFIAKYSELLSTHPTLPKRIAAIATHAGEENVPMFKTAGYVKASIITAILLTVIGNGAIIAFLVMNDDLSDIVASAMSEDIENDWATEQEEPIQELTYANASYEDIEAELANGADVNIQDEYGDTPLHNLFYNDDVDPETVRLLLENGADVTIENEDGMKPIDVARDWGHGPRIIELMESHQ